Proteins co-encoded in one Opitutus terrae PB90-1 genomic window:
- a CDS encoding TolC family protein: MKFARHFFRSAIGPAAFILAATTPFAAPATEPPPPAPARIDLQTAIGYALEHNFAIRQARERIREQEGVVVEVKAQALPNVGAGGNYQFGEREISNSQPQSNHGWSLNLTASQTLFAGGGVRASIQSSELVREAALLDLKAVINAALLQVRTNYYQVLLARERITVQEENLRLLEQQLKTTTDRFEAGTVSGFERLRAEVAVANAKTPLISARNDYRLAIEALRQSLGLTTRRTESLDSAAEIVGKLDFEPVSFDLRSATESARANRPDLQRLSKLVAASERAITTARSGYYPRVAAVGGWEAFKGRTLAVSDGREGAFIGVQSQWDIFDGRATSGRVAQARSVVEQNRLTLVERELAAEVEVRRAYSSWQEATELVEASGRVVEQAEEAVRLANARYSAGTGTQLDVLQAQVELTTARTNQVQAYYNYNVAIATLRQAMGLTDALVQG, from the coding sequence ATGAAGTTTGCCCGCCATTTTTTCCGGTCCGCGATCGGACCGGCCGCCTTCATTCTGGCCGCGACCACGCCGTTTGCCGCTCCGGCCACCGAACCGCCGCCGCCGGCGCCGGCCCGCATCGATTTGCAGACGGCGATCGGCTATGCGCTCGAACACAACTTCGCGATCCGGCAGGCGCGCGAGCGCATCCGCGAGCAGGAAGGCGTCGTCGTCGAGGTGAAGGCGCAGGCGCTGCCGAATGTCGGCGCCGGCGGCAACTATCAGTTCGGCGAGCGCGAGATCTCCAACTCGCAGCCGCAAAGCAACCACGGCTGGTCGCTCAACCTGACCGCCAGCCAGACGCTCTTCGCCGGCGGCGGCGTCCGCGCCTCGATTCAGAGCTCGGAGCTCGTGCGCGAAGCGGCGCTGCTGGACCTGAAAGCCGTCATCAATGCGGCGCTGCTGCAGGTGCGCACCAACTACTATCAGGTACTGCTCGCGCGGGAACGGATCACGGTGCAGGAGGAAAACCTCCGGCTGCTGGAACAACAGTTGAAGACGACGACCGATCGGTTCGAGGCGGGCACCGTATCCGGCTTCGAGCGGCTGCGGGCCGAGGTCGCGGTGGCAAACGCCAAGACGCCGCTGATCTCCGCGCGCAACGACTACCGCCTCGCGATCGAGGCGCTCCGGCAATCACTGGGCCTCACCACGCGCCGCACCGAGTCGCTCGATTCGGCCGCCGAAATCGTCGGCAAACTCGATTTCGAGCCCGTCAGCTTCGATCTCCGCTCGGCCACCGAGTCGGCGCGCGCCAACCGCCCCGATCTCCAGCGGCTGAGCAAGCTCGTCGCCGCGAGCGAGCGGGCGATCACCACGGCGCGCTCGGGCTACTACCCGCGCGTCGCCGCGGTCGGCGGTTGGGAGGCCTTCAAGGGCCGCACGCTCGCCGTGAGTGACGGACGCGAAGGCGCCTTCATCGGCGTGCAGTCGCAATGGGACATCTTCGACGGCCGCGCCACCTCCGGACGGGTCGCGCAGGCCCGCTCCGTCGTGGAGCAGAACCGGCTGACGCTGGTCGAGCGCGAGCTCGCTGCCGAGGTCGAGGTGCGCCGCGCCTATTCCTCCTGGCAGGAAGCGACCGAGCTGGTCGAGGCGTCGGGCCGCGTCGTGGAGCAGGCCGAGGAAGCGGTCCGGCTGGCCAACGCGCGTTACAGCGCCGGCACCGGCACGCAGCTCGACGTGTTGCAGGCGCAGGTCGAGTTGACCACCGCGCGCACCAACCAGGTGCAGGCTTACTACAACTACAACGTTGCGATCGCGACGTTGCGGCAGGCCATGGGCCTGACCGACGCGCTGGTTCAAGGGTAA
- a CDS encoding pseudouridine synthase, translating into MLCALHKPYGVLSQFTPEPGSRWRTLAEFGLPPAVYPLGRLDADSEGLLLLSDEPGLNTRLLNPDQAHRREYWVQVERVPTDAALAQLQRGVKIGDYATRPCAARRLDPAPTLPPRDPPIRARKNVPDCWLALELIEGKNRQVRRMTAAIGHPTLRLVRVRIGDFALGKLAVGQWRELTADERKSVFC; encoded by the coding sequence ATGCTCTGCGCGCTCCACAAACCTTACGGTGTGCTCTCGCAATTCACGCCCGAGCCCGGATCCCGCTGGCGCACGCTCGCGGAGTTCGGGCTGCCGCCAGCAGTCTATCCGCTAGGTCGGCTCGATGCCGATTCCGAGGGGCTGCTGCTGCTGAGCGACGAACCGGGATTGAATACCCGGCTGCTCAATCCCGACCAAGCGCATCGACGCGAATACTGGGTGCAGGTGGAACGCGTGCCCACCGATGCGGCGCTCGCGCAACTGCAGCGCGGCGTGAAGATCGGCGACTACGCGACGCGGCCGTGTGCTGCGCGGCGGCTCGATCCGGCGCCCACGCTGCCGCCACGCGATCCGCCGATTCGCGCGCGCAAGAACGTGCCCGATTGCTGGCTGGCGCTCGAACTCATCGAAGGCAAGAACCGGCAAGTCCGCCGGATGACCGCCGCGATCGGCCATCCCACACTGCGTCTGGTCCGCGTGCGCATCGGCGATTTCGCGCTCGGGAAACTCGCGGTCGGACAGTGGCGGGAGCTGACGGCGGACGAGCGGAAATCCGTCTTTTGCTAG
- a CDS encoding MarR family winged helix-turn-helix transcriptional regulator: MSFLLLNNLPKYECLLAASKSFPELDPSATEVFLHLLRAGDDAFRVAGAHLAEHNLSQGRFMVLVLLHSKACHGTRPCTPAELAELAGVTRATMTGLIDTLERDGLVNREPDQADRRMMLVTLTGKARALLQAVMPPHFERMALLMQPLTESERQTLVLLLAKITGQAAKLGSPRAESPPVSVAP; encoded by the coding sequence ATGTCCTTTTTGCTGCTCAACAATCTGCCCAAGTACGAGTGCCTCCTCGCGGCGTCGAAGTCGTTTCCTGAACTCGACCCTTCCGCGACGGAGGTCTTCCTGCATTTGCTGCGCGCTGGGGATGACGCGTTTCGCGTCGCCGGCGCGCATCTCGCCGAGCACAACCTGTCGCAGGGCCGGTTCATGGTCTTGGTACTCCTGCACAGCAAGGCCTGCCACGGTACCCGCCCATGCACGCCCGCCGAGCTCGCCGAGCTGGCCGGCGTGACCCGTGCCACCATGACCGGTTTGATCGACACGCTCGAGCGCGACGGGCTGGTCAACCGGGAGCCCGATCAAGCCGATCGCAGGATGATGCTGGTGACGTTGACGGGCAAAGCACGAGCGTTGTTGCAGGCCGTCATGCCGCCGCACTTCGAGCGAATGGCATTGTTGATGCAGCCGTTGACCGAGTCCGAACGCCAGACCCTCGTCTTGCTGCTGGCCAAGATCACCGGCCAAGCGGCGAAGCTTGGCTCGCCGCGGGCGGAATCGCCCCCGGTTTCCGTCGCGCCCTGA
- a CDS encoding efflux RND transporter permease subunit, translating to MKSFTDIFIRRPVLAIVVNLVIVIAGVQAWRSLNVRQYPRSENASVNVSTVYVGASAELVRGFVTTPLERAIASADGIDYVQSKSLQGFSMINARLKLNYEPTKALADITAKVNQVRNDLPPEAEVPSISVESADSQFASAYLSFASDMLSQAEITDYLTRVVQPRLGAVAGVQRAEVLGARTFAMRIWLKPEKMAALNISPAQVRQALAANNYLAAVGSTKGSLVQVNLTANTDLHSVEEFKRLVVRQYNDTTVRLEDVADVVLGAEDYDTEVRYSGQTAVFMGIFPLPNANTIDVVKRVRTELDAIKRDLPSGLEARIGYDASEYISNAISEVTHTLLDTLLIVVVVIFLFLGSLRSAVVPVIAIPVSLIGGVFLMQTFGFTLNLLTLLAIVLSVGLVVDDAIVVVENVERHLREGLSPRQAAMKGARELVGPVIAMTVTLAAVYAPIGLQGGLTGALFREFALTLAGAVTISGIVALTLSPTMAAHMLRSAAEEERGFTGWVNHHFDRLREAYGRALGRTLQARPFVYAIWFVVGALAFPMYMFSPKELAPTEDQSVIFGIINAPANATADQKRIYARAAEQAFLSTPEVDLTFQIMLPPSAGAALGADGFSGMVLKPWHAPRERTVFEILPEVQAKLSQIPGIQMFATTPSALPGGSNFPVEFVIASTAESDQLLEFAHQIQAKAMQSGIFFFPPLIDLKYDQPQARVIIDREKVATLGLNLSQVGADLASALGGNFVNRFNIEGRSYKVIPQIERSERLNPEQLEDIYITGPRNQLIPLNAVAHIEHQTVPRSLNRFQQLNAVTLSGQTNRTLDQALKVLEEAARDILPPGYSVDYTGESRQLRQEGNKFLPAFILAIVLIFLALAVQFNSFRDPLVILLGSVPLAMFGALVFTVLKMPNPNVPFWTNGWTTTLNIYAQVGLVTLVGLIAKNGILVVEFANKLQEQGRSKIEAVHEAAMTRLRPVLMTSVATVAGHFPLTLVTGAGAAARNSIGLVLVGGMTIGTIFTLFVLPSLYVLIAKEHRAVAREPVFESNLEPAPTFAK from the coding sequence ATGAAATCTTTCACCGACATCTTCATCCGGCGGCCCGTGCTCGCGATCGTCGTCAACCTGGTGATCGTGATCGCCGGCGTCCAGGCCTGGCGTTCGCTCAACGTCCGCCAGTATCCGCGCAGCGAAAACGCCTCCGTCAACGTCTCCACCGTCTATGTCGGCGCCAGCGCCGAACTCGTCCGCGGCTTCGTCACCACGCCGCTCGAGCGGGCTATCGCGTCAGCCGACGGCATCGATTACGTGCAATCGAAAAGCCTGCAGGGTTTTTCGATGATCAACGCGCGTCTGAAGCTCAACTACGAGCCGACGAAGGCGCTCGCCGACATCACCGCGAAGGTGAACCAGGTCCGCAACGACCTGCCGCCCGAGGCGGAGGTGCCCTCGATCTCAGTCGAGTCGGCCGACTCCCAGTTCGCATCGGCCTATCTGAGCTTCGCGTCGGACATGCTGTCGCAGGCGGAGATCACCGACTACCTCACGCGCGTCGTACAGCCGCGGCTCGGCGCCGTGGCCGGCGTGCAGCGCGCGGAAGTGCTCGGCGCACGCACGTTCGCGATGCGCATCTGGCTCAAGCCCGAAAAGATGGCCGCGCTCAACATCAGCCCGGCGCAGGTTCGGCAGGCGCTCGCCGCCAACAACTACCTCGCCGCGGTCGGCAGCACGAAGGGCTCGCTCGTTCAGGTCAATCTGACCGCCAACACCGATCTGCATTCGGTCGAAGAGTTCAAGCGGCTCGTTGTCCGCCAGTATAACGACACCACCGTCCGGCTTGAAGACGTGGCCGACGTCGTCCTCGGGGCCGAGGACTACGACACCGAGGTGCGCTATTCCGGGCAGACCGCGGTGTTCATGGGGATCTTCCCGCTGCCCAACGCCAACACCATCGACGTGGTGAAACGCGTGCGCACCGAACTCGACGCGATCAAGCGCGACCTGCCCAGCGGACTCGAGGCGCGGATCGGCTACGACGCCTCCGAATACATCAGCAACGCGATCAGCGAGGTCACGCACACGCTGCTCGACACGCTGCTGATCGTCGTCGTCGTAATCTTCCTCTTCCTGGGCTCGCTGCGGTCCGCCGTCGTGCCGGTGATCGCGATTCCCGTGTCGCTGATCGGCGGCGTGTTCCTGATGCAGACGTTCGGGTTTACGCTCAACCTGCTGACGCTGCTCGCGATCGTGCTGTCGGTCGGTCTCGTGGTCGATGACGCGATCGTTGTCGTTGAAAACGTGGAGCGGCATCTGCGCGAGGGCCTGTCGCCGCGCCAAGCGGCGATGAAGGGCGCGCGCGAACTGGTCGGCCCCGTGATCGCGATGACGGTCACGCTCGCGGCGGTCTACGCGCCGATCGGTTTGCAGGGCGGCCTGACGGGCGCGCTGTTCCGGGAGTTCGCGCTGACGCTCGCCGGCGCCGTCACGATCTCCGGCATCGTGGCGCTGACGCTGTCGCCCACGATGGCCGCGCACATGCTGCGCAGCGCCGCCGAGGAGGAGCGCGGGTTCACCGGCTGGGTGAACCATCACTTCGATCGGTTGCGCGAAGCCTATGGCCGCGCGCTCGGCAGGACGCTGCAAGCGCGGCCGTTCGTTTACGCAATCTGGTTCGTGGTCGGCGCGCTGGCGTTCCCGATGTACATGTTCTCGCCGAAGGAGCTCGCGCCGACCGAGGACCAGAGCGTGATCTTCGGCATCATCAACGCGCCAGCCAACGCCACCGCCGACCAGAAGCGGATCTACGCGCGCGCGGCGGAGCAGGCGTTCCTCAGCACGCCCGAGGTCGATCTCACCTTCCAGATCATGCTCCCGCCTTCGGCCGGCGCTGCGCTCGGTGCCGACGGTTTCTCGGGCATGGTGCTGAAACCCTGGCACGCGCCGCGCGAGCGCACGGTGTTCGAGATTCTCCCCGAGGTGCAGGCCAAGCTCTCGCAGATTCCCGGCATCCAGATGTTCGCGACGACGCCGTCCGCCTTGCCGGGCGGCAGCAATTTTCCGGTCGAGTTCGTCATCGCTTCGACGGCGGAGTCGGACCAGTTGCTCGAGTTCGCGCACCAGATCCAGGCGAAGGCGATGCAGAGCGGGATCTTCTTCTTTCCGCCGCTGATCGATCTGAAATACGACCAGCCGCAGGCGCGCGTGATCATCGACCGCGAAAAAGTCGCCACTCTCGGACTCAACCTCTCGCAGGTCGGCGCGGACCTCGCGTCGGCACTCGGCGGCAACTTCGTCAACCGCTTCAACATCGAAGGCCGGAGCTACAAGGTCATCCCGCAGATCGAGCGCAGCGAGCGGCTCAATCCGGAGCAGCTCGAGGATATCTACATCACCGGCCCGCGGAACCAGCTAATCCCGCTGAACGCCGTCGCGCACATCGAGCACCAGACCGTGCCGCGTTCGCTGAATCGTTTCCAGCAGCTCAACGCGGTGACGCTCTCCGGCCAGACGAATCGCACGCTCGATCAAGCGCTCAAGGTGCTCGAGGAGGCGGCGCGTGACATCCTGCCGCCCGGATACTCCGTCGACTACACCGGCGAGTCGCGGCAGCTGCGGCAGGAGGGCAACAAGTTCCTGCCGGCATTCATCCTGGCGATCGTGCTGATCTTCCTGGCGCTCGCGGTGCAGTTCAACTCGTTCCGCGATCCGCTGGTAATCCTGCTCGGGTCGGTGCCGCTGGCGATGTTCGGCGCGCTGGTCTTCACGGTCTTGAAAATGCCGAACCCGAACGTGCCCTTCTGGACCAACGGCTGGACGACGACGCTGAACATCTACGCGCAGGTCGGACTGGTCACCCTGGTCGGGCTGATCGCGAAGAACGGTATTCTCGTCGTTGAGTTCGCCAACAAGCTACAGGAGCAGGGCCGCTCGAAGATCGAGGCGGTGCACGAGGCGGCCATGACCCGGCTCCGGCCGGTGCTGATGACGAGCGTCGCCACGGTGGCCGGTCACTTCCCGCTGACGCTCGTCACCGGGGCCGGCGCGGCGGCCCGCAATTCGATCGGGTTGGTGCTTGTCGGCGGCATGACGATCGGCACGATCTTCACTTTGTTCGTGTTGCCATCGCTCTACGTGTTGATTGCCAAGGAACACCGAGCCGTGGCCCGCGAACCGGTGTTCGAGTCCAATCTCGAGCCCGCGCCCACGTTCGCTAAATAA
- the tkt gene encoding transketolase, whose amino-acid sequence MPLQTPLLAKAANQARGLAIDAVHACSSGHLGLPLGAAEIGAVLYGHALVHNPEHPRWLNRDRFVLSAGHGSMFLYAWLHLSGYDIPLDEVKKFRALHSITPGHPEFRETPGVEATTGPLGQGVGNAVGMAVAGQMAAARFNTPEHTVFDYHVVCLAGDGCMQEGVAMEAVAFAGHQKLDNLILIYDSNDVTLDAMAVKTQSENAAARFKAIGWDVQTIDGHDMAVFLKAFNKAKKATSGKPQLIIAKTQIARGIPEVAGTAKGHGEGGAKFADSARAGLGLPADQHFFVSDDVRAYFADHLKRLLRHYKKWEKTFEAWRTANPDKAALLDSAKNAPNASALLAKIPAFPADAKLATRAAGRDVLQPVAAELPLLIGGSADLYGSTLNLIAADKDFDPSNRGGRNIRFGIREHGMAAIANGIAYDGLFRPSVATFLVFADYSRPPMRLAALSDLPVVYIYTHDSIGVGEDGPTHQPVETVSALRVIPNMDVIRPADPEETAGAFAAALERTDGPTLLALTRQALPMLNDIPVQTRREGVLKGGYVAKQETAALTHILIATGSELQIALAAAKTLGAGVRVVSLPSFQRFDQQSPEYRESVLPASCRKRVAVEAGVPDLWYKYVGLEGKVVGIARFGLSAPGPVVFKELGITAEAVVAAAQSL is encoded by the coding sequence ATGCCGCTCCAAACTCCCCTTCTCGCCAAGGCTGCCAATCAGGCGCGTGGACTCGCCATCGACGCGGTGCACGCGTGCTCGTCGGGCCACCTCGGGCTCCCGCTCGGAGCCGCCGAAATCGGCGCCGTGCTTTACGGCCATGCGCTGGTGCACAACCCGGAGCATCCGCGCTGGCTCAACCGCGATCGTTTCGTTCTCTCCGCCGGCCACGGCAGCATGTTCCTCTACGCGTGGCTGCACCTGAGCGGCTACGACATCCCGCTGGACGAGGTGAAGAAGTTCCGCGCGTTGCACAGCATCACGCCGGGGCACCCGGAATTCCGCGAGACGCCCGGCGTCGAGGCGACGACCGGCCCGCTGGGGCAGGGGGTGGGCAACGCGGTCGGCATGGCGGTCGCCGGCCAGATGGCGGCGGCGCGGTTCAACACGCCCGAGCACACGGTTTTCGACTATCATGTCGTTTGCCTCGCGGGCGACGGCTGCATGCAGGAAGGCGTGGCGATGGAGGCCGTGGCGTTCGCCGGGCACCAGAAGCTCGACAACCTGATCCTGATTTACGACTCGAACGACGTGACGCTCGACGCGATGGCGGTGAAGACGCAGAGCGAGAACGCCGCCGCGCGCTTCAAGGCCATCGGCTGGGACGTGCAGACGATCGACGGCCACGACATGGCGGTGTTCCTGAAGGCCTTCAACAAGGCCAAGAAGGCAACGAGTGGAAAACCGCAGCTGATCATCGCGAAGACGCAGATCGCGCGCGGCATCCCGGAAGTCGCCGGCACGGCCAAGGGCCATGGCGAGGGCGGGGCAAAGTTCGCCGACAGCGCGCGCGCCGGACTTGGCTTGCCGGCCGACCAGCACTTCTTCGTGAGCGACGACGTCCGCGCCTATTTCGCGGATCATCTGAAACGACTGCTCCGCCACTACAAGAAGTGGGAAAAGACGTTTGAGGCGTGGCGCACCGCTAATCCGGACAAGGCCGCGCTGCTCGACTCCGCGAAGAACGCGCCGAACGCGAGCGCACTGCTCGCGAAGATCCCGGCGTTCCCGGCCGACGCCAAGCTCGCCACGCGCGCGGCGGGACGCGACGTGCTGCAGCCCGTCGCCGCGGAACTGCCGCTGCTGATCGGCGGCAGCGCCGACCTCTACGGCTCGACGTTGAACCTCATCGCGGCGGACAAGGACTTTGACCCGAGCAATCGCGGCGGCCGGAATATTCGCTTCGGCATTCGCGAGCACGGCATGGCCGCGATCGCGAACGGCATCGCTTACGACGGGCTCTTCCGTCCGAGCGTGGCGACGTTCCTCGTGTTTGCCGACTACTCGCGTCCGCCGATGCGGCTCGCGGCGCTATCGGATCTGCCCGTCGTCTACATCTACACGCACGACTCGATCGGCGTCGGCGAAGACGGCCCGACGCACCAGCCGGTGGAGACGGTCTCAGCGCTGCGCGTGATTCCGAACATGGATGTGATCCGTCCGGCGGATCCGGAGGAAACCGCCGGCGCGTTTGCTGCGGCGCTCGAACGGACGGATGGGCCGACGCTGCTGGCGCTCACGCGTCAGGCGCTGCCGATGCTGAACGACATTCCGGTGCAGACGCGCCGCGAAGGCGTGCTCAAGGGCGGCTACGTGGCGAAGCAGGAAACGGCGGCGCTCACCCACATCCTCATCGCGACGGGCAGCGAACTGCAGATCGCGCTCGCCGCGGCCAAGACGCTCGGTGCCGGCGTGCGCGTCGTGTCGCTGCCGTCGTTCCAGCGATTTGACCAGCAGTCGCCGGAGTATCGCGAGAGCGTGCTGCCCGCCAGCTGCCGGAAGCGTGTCGCGGTCGAGGCGGGTGTGCCGGACCTCTGGTATAAATACGTCGGCCTCGAGGGTAAGGTGGTGGGCATCGCCCGCTTTGGCCTGAGCGCTCCTGGGCCGGTCGTGTTCAAGGAACTCGGCATCACCGCCGAAGCCGTCGTCGCTGCCGCTCAGTCGCTGTAA
- a CDS encoding zinc-binding dehydrogenase, with the protein MRAVRLTAVDQLAIADVAEPTPAAGEVVVDIRAAALNHRDVWIKAGQYAGLKYPCIPGSDGAGVVSATADGGDPSWIGREVIINPSFNWGSDENAQGKDFSILGLPRDGTLAEKIAVPVAQLAAKPGHLSWTEAAAVPLAGLTAWRALMSRARLQRGERVLITGIGGGVALFALQFAVAAGAEVWVTSSSAEKIARAVELGARGGANYTDADWSAQLAKTAGHFHVIVDSAGGPGFPSVLDLATPGGRVAFFGATRGDPPVLPMRKIFWRQLSLLGTTMGSPADWAAMTQFLAAHRVRPVVSEIVPFARAGDAFALMERGGQFGKIVVQVT; encoded by the coding sequence ATGCGCGCCGTTCGACTCACCGCCGTTGACCAACTCGCCATCGCCGACGTGGCGGAGCCGACGCCCGCGGCGGGCGAGGTCGTGGTCGATATCCGCGCGGCGGCGCTGAATCACCGCGACGTGTGGATCAAGGCCGGTCAGTACGCCGGATTAAAGTATCCCTGCATCCCGGGTTCCGACGGGGCCGGCGTCGTATCCGCAACCGCGGATGGCGGGGATCCGTCGTGGATCGGCCGCGAGGTGATCATCAATCCGAGCTTCAATTGGGGTTCGGATGAGAACGCGCAGGGAAAGGATTTCTCGATTCTCGGGCTGCCGCGCGACGGCACGCTGGCGGAAAAGATCGCGGTGCCGGTCGCGCAGCTGGCGGCGAAGCCCGGTCATCTATCGTGGACCGAGGCGGCGGCGGTGCCGCTGGCGGGGTTGACCGCGTGGCGGGCACTGATGTCGCGGGCGCGCCTGCAGCGCGGCGAGCGCGTGTTGATCACCGGAATCGGCGGCGGCGTGGCGCTGTTTGCGCTGCAGTTCGCGGTGGCGGCGGGCGCGGAGGTGTGGGTGACGTCGAGCTCGGCCGAGAAGATTGCGCGTGCCGTGGAACTGGGCGCGCGGGGTGGGGCGAATTACACCGACGCGGACTGGTCGGCGCAGCTCGCGAAAACCGCCGGCCACTTTCACGTGATCGTCGACAGCGCGGGCGGCCCCGGATTCCCGAGCGTGCTCGATCTCGCCACGCCGGGCGGGCGCGTGGCGTTTTTCGGCGCGACGCGCGGCGATCCGCCGGTGCTGCCGATGCGGAAGATTTTCTGGCGGCAGCTGTCGCTGCTCGGCACGACGATGGGCTCGCCGGCGGATTGGGCGGCGATGACGCAGTTTCTCGCCGCGCATCGCGTGCGGCCGGTGGTCAGCGAAATCGTGCCGTTCGCGCGGGCCGGCGATGCGTTCGCGTTGATGGAGCGCGGGGGGCAGTTCGGGAAGATCGTGGTGCAGGTGACGTAA
- a CDS encoding mannose-1-phosphate guanylyltransferase, translating into MNEHSNTYVCIMAGGSGERFWPMSRRRTPKHLLKLFSERTLLEETVRRFEGVVPRANIFVLTNEAQLEPTRAALPMLAPDQIIAEPEKRDTAPAAALATGLVRARAKDGVMALLPADHLIKNTARLAEQLGAALARAAGTDALLTFAIKPSYPSPGFGYLEMGEELDRTPTLGVVRRAVRFVEKPDLPTAERYVAGGNHAWNAGMFIWRVSAFLDEAERHAPALAKFVREFPAGDPSAYLQARFGALPKTSVDYAVMEKAARVETILAEYDWDDVGMWTSLPPHLQQDAAGNAVKGAVLAENATRNIAISNGRVVALVGVKDLVVVETPDAVLVCHRDAVQDIKKLMPMLPKELQ; encoded by the coding sequence ATGAACGAACATTCGAACACCTACGTCTGCATCATGGCTGGCGGCAGCGGCGAACGCTTCTGGCCGATGAGCCGGCGGCGCACGCCGAAGCACCTGCTCAAGCTTTTCTCCGAGCGCACCCTGCTCGAGGAAACGGTGCGGCGGTTCGAAGGCGTGGTGCCACGCGCGAACATTTTCGTGCTGACCAACGAGGCGCAGCTCGAGCCCACCCGCGCGGCGTTGCCGATGCTCGCGCCCGATCAGATCATCGCCGAACCGGAAAAACGCGACACCGCGCCGGCCGCGGCGCTGGCCACCGGCCTCGTGCGCGCGCGGGCGAAGGACGGCGTGATGGCGCTGCTGCCGGCCGATCATCTGATCAAGAACACCGCCCGGCTCGCCGAACAGCTCGGGGCCGCGCTGGCGCGCGCGGCCGGCACCGATGCGCTGCTGACGTTTGCGATCAAGCCGAGCTATCCGTCACCGGGATTCGGTTACCTCGAAATGGGCGAGGAACTGGACCGCACCCCGACCCTCGGCGTGGTGCGCCGCGCGGTGCGTTTCGTGGAGAAGCCGGATCTGCCGACGGCCGAGCGCTACGTCGCCGGCGGCAATCACGCGTGGAATGCCGGCATGTTCATCTGGCGCGTGAGCGCGTTTCTCGACGAGGCGGAGCGGCACGCTCCGGCCCTCGCGAAGTTCGTGCGCGAGTTCCCCGCGGGCGATCCCAGCGCGTATCTCCAAGCGCGGTTCGGCGCACTCCCGAAAACCTCGGTCGATTACGCCGTGATGGAAAAGGCCGCGCGCGTCGAAACCATCCTCGCGGAATACGATTGGGACGACGTCGGCATGTGGACCTCGTTGCCGCCGCATCTGCAGCAGGACGCCGCGGGCAACGCGGTGAAGGGCGCGGTCCTCGCGGAGAATGCAACGCGGAACATCGCGATCAGCAACGGCCGCGTGGTGGCTCTCGTGGGGGTGAAGGACCTTGTGGTCGTCGAGACTCCGGATGCCGTGCTCGTCTGCCATCGCGACGCGGTGCAGGACATCAAGAAATTGATGCCCATGCTGCCGAAGGAGCTGCAGTAG
- a CDS encoding efflux RND transporter periplasmic adaptor subunit, with amino-acid sequence MIKRFALTTVAIIVIVGALVGTKLLQFRAMAAAGAHMTPPPETVTSAPVREEDWPDTVTATGSVESVQGVTVAAELAGKVMKLAFEPGALVQAGDLLVQLDTSSEEAQLRAAEASAQLAKANFDRSRDLIQKATISQAELDAADAQYKEAVARADNIRATIAKKTIRAPFAGRLGLRLVNLGQILREGDAITTLQTLDPVYVNFSVPQQRLSVLHPGADVRVTTDAAPKVVFAGKITAISPEVDVVTRNVRVQATVPNVEERLRSGMFANVEVVLPTAEKKLIVPATAILYAPYGDSVFVIEEKKDPQSGQVQQVLRQQFVRLGGARGDYVAVTSGLKPGDQVVTSGVFKLRAGTPVVIDNKLAPDAKLDPKPANT; translated from the coding sequence ATGATCAAGAGATTCGCCCTCACGACCGTCGCCATCATCGTTATTGTTGGCGCGCTGGTCGGCACCAAGCTGCTGCAGTTCCGCGCCATGGCCGCTGCCGGCGCACACATGACTCCTCCCCCCGAGACCGTCACCTCGGCGCCCGTGCGCGAGGAAGACTGGCCCGACACCGTGACCGCCACCGGGTCGGTCGAATCGGTTCAGGGCGTCACGGTCGCCGCGGAACTGGCGGGCAAGGTCATGAAGCTGGCGTTCGAGCCCGGCGCATTGGTCCAGGCCGGCGATCTGCTGGTGCAACTCGACACTTCGAGCGAAGAGGCGCAGCTGCGCGCGGCCGAGGCCTCCGCCCAACTCGCGAAGGCCAATTTCGACCGTTCGCGCGACCTCATCCAAAAGGCGACGATCTCGCAGGCCGAACTCGACGCCGCCGATGCGCAATACAAGGAGGCGGTCGCCCGGGCTGATAACATCCGCGCCACGATCGCCAAGAAAACGATCCGCGCGCCCTTCGCCGGCCGGCTCGGGCTGCGGCTCGTCAACCTGGGTCAGATCCTCCGCGAGGGTGATGCGATCACCACGCTGCAGACGCTCGATCCGGTCTACGTGAATTTCTCCGTCCCACAGCAGCGGCTGTCGGTGTTGCACCCGGGCGCGGACGTCCGGGTGACGACGGATGCAGCGCCGAAGGTTGTCTTCGCCGGCAAGATCACCGCGATCAGCCCCGAGGTGGATGTCGTGACGCGCAACGTGCGCGTGCAGGCCACGGTGCCGAACGTCGAGGAACGGCTGCGTTCGGGCATGTTCGCCAACGTCGAGGTCGTGCTCCCCACCGCCGAGAAAAAGCTCATCGTCCCGGCGACGGCCATCCTCTACGCGCCGTACGGCGATTCGGTTTTCGTGATCGAAGAGAAGAAGGACCCGCAATCCGGCCAGGTGCAGCAGGTGCTGCGGCAGCAGTTCGTTCGCCTCGGTGGCGCGCGCGGCGACTACGTGGCGGTGACTTCGGGGCTGAAGCCGGGCGACCAGGTCGTGACCAGTGGCGTGTTCAAGCTCCGGGCCGGCACGCCTGTGGTCATCGACAACAAGCTCGCGCCCGACGCGAAGCTCGATCCGAAACCCGCCAACACCTGA